The Chloroflexota bacterium genome includes the window CCAGCCTGCGAGTGCTGAGCCTCAGCAACAACCAGTTGAGCGGGGAGCTGCCGCCGGAGGTCGGGAACCTCGCCAGCTTGGAAGGTCTGGACCTCCACGGGAACGAGTTGAGCGGAGAGCTAGCACCGGAGTTGGGCAACCTCGCCAACTTGGAACATCTGAACCTCAGCGACAACGAGCTAACCGGGGAGATACCGCCGGAACTGGGCAACCTCACCGGACTGGAATCGCTGCGCCTCAGCAACAACCAGTTGAGCGGGGAGCTGCCGCCGGAGTTGGGCAACCTCGCCAGCCTGCGAGTGCTGAGCCTCAGCAACAACCAGTTGAGCGGATGTGTGCCAAAAGTTTTGCAGGATCAATTGGCGAGCCACGATCTTGGCGACTTGCCCTTCTGCCCATAGGCCCCGGCATCCCCCGATATGAGGATGGGGGACAGAATACGCCCCACGTGACAGGGCACAATCCGACGCCGACACCTATAATGCCCCTGCACACCTACACAGGAGGCCTCCCAATGCGGGGCATGCTCTTCCTCGGCGACAAACGCGTGACGCTGCGTGAGTTCCCGACGCCGTCCGGCCCGGCCGGCCGCCAGGTCGTCGTCAAGATGCGGGCCTCGGGCATCTGCGGCAGCGACCTCTCCTCCTATCGCAACGTGCCCGAGGGCCTCGGGGTCCGCGCGCACATCATCGCCGGCCATGAGCCCTGCGGCGAGGTCGTCGAGGTCGGCCCCGAGGCCCGCAACGTCCGCGTCGGCGACCGCGTCATGGTCTACCACTACAGCGGCTGCGGCCGGTGCGCCCAGTGCCTCTCCGGCTGGTGGCACATGTGCATCCACGGCGAGGTGATCTACGGCGCGCAGGCCAACGGCGGCTTTGCCGACTACCATCTTGCCGAGGACTACATGTGCATCCCCATGCCGGACGGTCTCAGCTTTGAGGAGGGCGCCGCCTGCGCCTGCGGCACGGGCACCGCCTATCAGGCCATCAGACGGCTCGACGTGAACGGCCGCGAAACCCTTGCCGTCTTCGGCCAGGGCCCTGTGGGGCTGTCCGCCACCATGTTCGGCGCGGCAACTGGCGCCTACGTCATCGCCGTCGACCCCGTCCCCGAACGCCGCGCGCTCGCCGAGAAGCTCGGCGCTGCGCAGACCGTCGACCCCTTCGACGCCGACCCCATCGAGGTCGTCAAGGCCGCCACGCACGGCCTCGGCGCCGACGCCTCCATCGACGCCTCCGGCATCGCCGAGGTGCGCACCGCCGCCGTCCGTTCCGTCCGCGACTGGGGCCGG containing:
- a CDS encoding leucine-rich repeat domain-containing protein, which codes for LSANQLSGEVPPEVGNLASLRVLSLSNNQLSGEIPPALANLANLEHLNLSANQLSGEVPPEVGNLASLRVLSLSNNQLSGELPPEVGNLASLEGLDLHGNELSGELAPELGNLANLEHLNLSDNELTGEIPPELGNLTGLESLRLSNNQLSGELPPELGNLASLRVLSLSNNQLSGCVPKVLQDQLASHDLGDLPFCP
- a CDS encoding zinc-binding dehydrogenase; translated protein: MRGMLFLGDKRVTLREFPTPSGPAGRQVVVKMRASGICGSDLSSYRNVPEGLGVRAHIIAGHEPCGEVVEVGPEARNVRVGDRVMVYHYSGCGRCAQCLSGWWHMCIHGEVIYGAQANGGFADYHLAEDYMCIPMPDGLSFEEGAACACGTGTAYQAIRRLDVNGRETLAVFGQGPVGLSATMFGAATGAYVIAVDPVPERRALAEKLGAAQTVDPFDADPIEVVKAATHGLGADASIDASGIAEVRTAAVRSVRDWGRSCFVGEGGTVTFEVTNDIMRRQLTLMGSRTFSTIVLEELGRYVADRNLPLRDLITARFSLDRIDEAFAQFEAGAPGKFVVTWD